In the genome of Hyphobacterium sp. CCMP332, one region contains:
- a CDS encoding SulP family inorganic anion transporter translates to MQLNGNTLKSDFSSSIVVFLVALPLCLGIALASGAPLFSGIISGILGGIVVGSLSGSNKSVSGPAAGLAIIVLNAIETLGAWEVFIMAVVLAGLLQIVLYIFKAGFVAELFPNSVIKGMLAAIGIVITLKQIPHALGRDTDYEGDYEFFQIADGENTFSEILRAIETMSLGALIITVVSLAILIFWEKVVSKQKNFISSIPGALVVVILGISLNEFYHNYFPSMELLAEDDHLVTLPIFSTFEGFKNALAFPDFSALLRLDVYIVAITLAIVASLETLLNVEATDKIDPEKRSSDTNKELLAQGVGNTISGLIGGLPITSVIVRSSANVYSGAKSRLSTILHGFWLVSTIALLPEWLNKIPLASLAAILFIVGYKLASFDLFKSMYRKGKDQFYPFLITIVAIVFTDLLIGICIGLVIGFIFVVFRNYHSALTVVKDDNYYLFRFNKDVSFMNKAKLKTELGKIPDNSFLILDAHKAQFIDNDIIDILEDFSLNAKSKNITIEYIHIDLRKSL, encoded by the coding sequence ATGCAGCTAAACGGAAACACTCTTAAATCAGATTTTTCTTCTTCAATAGTCGTTTTCCTGGTCGCATTGCCTTTGTGTCTTGGAATAGCCCTGGCATCAGGCGCTCCATTATTTTCAGGAATCATTTCAGGAATTCTCGGAGGCATAGTTGTTGGTTCTCTCTCGGGCTCAAATAAAAGTGTAAGTGGGCCGGCGGCAGGACTTGCAATAATTGTTCTCAATGCCATTGAAACTCTCGGTGCCTGGGAGGTATTTATTATGGCTGTTGTATTAGCAGGACTTTTGCAAATTGTTCTGTACATCTTCAAGGCCGGTTTTGTTGCAGAATTATTCCCCAATAGCGTAATCAAAGGCATGCTGGCAGCGATTGGTATTGTAATCACTTTAAAACAGATACCCCATGCTTTGGGTAGAGATACAGATTATGAAGGAGATTACGAATTCTTTCAAATAGCAGATGGTGAAAACACCTTTTCTGAAATATTAAGGGCCATAGAAACAATGAGCCTCGGTGCTCTCATTATTACTGTAGTGAGTCTGGCAATTCTGATTTTTTGGGAAAAGGTAGTTTCTAAACAAAAGAATTTTATTTCGAGTATTCCGGGCGCTTTGGTGGTGGTAATTTTAGGAATCTCACTGAATGAGTTTTATCACAATTATTTTCCTTCAATGGAGCTGCTGGCCGAAGATGATCATTTAGTCACCTTACCGATATTTTCAACCTTTGAAGGATTTAAAAACGCATTGGCATTTCCGGATTTCTCAGCTTTACTCAGACTGGATGTATATATCGTTGCAATTACTCTGGCTATTGTGGCCAGCCTGGAAACACTTCTGAATGTTGAAGCAACAGATAAAATTGATCCGGAAAAAAGATCTTCAGATACCAATAAGGAATTATTGGCTCAGGGCGTTGGAAATACGATTTCTGGTTTAATCGGAGGACTTCCAATTACATCGGTTATCGTCAGGTCATCCGCCAATGTGTATTCCGGAGCCAAATCTCGATTATCGACAATTTTACACGGATTCTGGCTGGTTAGTACCATTGCCCTTTTACCTGAGTGGCTAAATAAAATACCGCTTGCCTCTCTTGCCGCAATACTGTTTATTGTTGGCTATAAATTGGCGAGCTTTGATCTGTTTAAATCGATGTACAGAAAAGGTAAGGATCAATTTTATCCTTTCCTGATTACAATTGTTGCCATCGTTTTTACCGACCTGCTCATCGGTATTTGTATTGGATTGGTAATAGGCTTCATTTTCGTTGTATTTAGAAATTATCATTCAGCCCTGACAGTGGTTAAGGATGATAACTACTATCTTTTCAGATTTAATAAGGATGTTTCATTTATGAATAAGGCAAAATTGAAAACTGAATTGGGAAAAATTCCCGATAATTCATTTCTGATTTTGGACGCTCACAAAGCTCAGTTTATTGATAATGACATAATTGATATTCTTGAAGACTTCTCTCTCAATGCCAAGTCCAAGAATATTACCATAGAATATATTCACATTGACCTAAGAAAATCACTTTAA
- a CDS encoding DUF962 domain-containing protein, producing MAEKKYKSLKEFYPYYLSEHKNKISRNLHFTGTLLLIIILIYAIAVQNWLLLLLIPVVGYGFAWFGHAFFEKNKPATFTYPFYSLASDFIMFWDILTGKINKKLD from the coding sequence ATGGCTGAAAAAAAGTATAAAAGTTTAAAGGAATTCTATCCCTATTACCTTTCTGAACATAAAAACAAAATTTCACGCAATCTCCATTTCACAGGTACTTTGTTGTTGATTATAATTTTGATTTATGCTATTGCAGTTCAAAATTGGCTTTTGCTTTTATTAATTCCGGTTGTTGGTTATGGATTTGCCTGGTTTGGTCATGCCTTTTTTGAAAAAAACAAACCCGCAACATTTACCTATCCTTTTTACAGTCTGGCTTCGGATTTTATTATGTTTTGGGACATTCTGACAGGGAAAATCAATAAGAAATTGGACTAA
- a CDS encoding ribose-phosphate pyrophosphokinase — translation MSSVKIFSGSASVYLAEKICKAYGKPMGLITTQKFSDGELSVSFDESVRGCDVFLIQSTFPPADNLMELLIMIDAAKRASAKHITVVMPYFGYARQDRKDKPRVAITAKLVANLLSAAGAGRLITCDLHAGQIQGFFDFPVDHLYGSAFFVPYLKTLGLKKIVFAAPDVGALGRARGFSRYFENSEIVVCDKQRKKANEVAAMQIIGDVADADVILVDDMIDTGGTMCRAAEIIMDKGAKSVRGLCTHPVLSGKAYENIENSALAELIVSDTIPARQKSKKVKVLSVAELFAMAIHKIHDQESISTLFI, via the coding sequence ATGTCTTCAGTTAAGATCTTTTCAGGTAGCGCTTCGGTTTATTTAGCCGAAAAAATATGCAAGGCCTATGGCAAACCCATGGGGCTCATCACCACGCAAAAATTTAGCGATGGCGAGCTATCTGTGAGTTTTGACGAATCGGTAAGAGGTTGTGATGTATTCCTAATACAGTCGACTTTCCCTCCGGCTGACAATCTTATGGAATTGCTGATCATGATCGATGCTGCAAAGCGAGCTTCCGCAAAGCACATAACCGTGGTGATGCCATATTTTGGCTATGCAAGACAAGACAGAAAAGACAAACCGAGAGTAGCAATTACCGCGAAGCTAGTCGCAAATTTACTTTCTGCTGCAGGCGCAGGTCGCTTGATCACATGCGATCTTCATGCAGGCCAGATACAGGGATTTTTTGATTTCCCGGTGGATCACCTTTACGGATCTGCATTCTTCGTTCCTTACTTAAAAACACTCGGCCTTAAAAAAATTGTTTTTGCCGCTCCGGATGTTGGAGCATTGGGGAGAGCTCGCGGGTTTTCAAGATATTTTGAAAATTCAGAAATCGTTGTTTGCGATAAACAAAGAAAAAAAGCCAATGAAGTTGCAGCCATGCAAATCATAGGTGATGTAGCGGACGCAGATGTTATTCTCGTTGACGATATGATTGATACAGGAGGTACTATGTGTAGGGCTGCAGAAATAATTATGGACAAAGGGGCCAAAAGCGTAAGAGGGTTGTGTACGCATCCTGTATTATCAGGTAAAGCCTATGAAAATATAGAAAATTCCGCTTTGGCTGAATTGATCGTTTCCGATACAATTCCTGCTAGACAGAAAAGTAAAAAAGTGAAGGTGCTTTCTGTTGCAGAACTTTTTGCCATGGCAATACATAAAATTCACGATCAGGAATCAATTAGTACATTATTCATATAA
- a CDS encoding efflux RND transporter periplasmic adaptor subunit, which produces MTIKLNFASILLSALFLYACGNGESDIEQKKNQLKELKTEMSDLKSQISKLEKELMEQDSTYAMEKDKSILVALNPVKPVKFAHKIEVRGAVASNRNVMISAETMAKIVSINVKEGQNVKAGQVLIQLDADVLRNSIKELETSLELAKTLYEKQKNLWDQNIGTEVQYLQAKNQKESLERKLKTTYSQLDNYVIRAPFAGQVNELDVKRGEMMSPGMPICRIVSLEDMFVQSEVSEKYVGKFELGDSVNIEIPAIDVNTPSVITAIGKVVNVQNRTFRIEVDLPKQYAKIARPNQVVVLTITDYVNPKAITVPSKVVQKDAEGNYVYVKEDSDLGSVARKKHVQIGKSYQYRTEIRDGLNTKDVILTEGYRDVADGSLIKTKS; this is translated from the coding sequence ATGACGATCAAATTAAATTTTGCATCAATATTATTAAGCGCTCTCTTTCTGTATGCCTGCGGCAACGGAGAATCAGATATTGAACAAAAGAAAAACCAACTGAAAGAATTGAAAACTGAGATGTCCGATCTGAAATCTCAAATTTCAAAGCTTGAAAAAGAGCTAATGGAGCAGGACTCTACTTATGCCATGGAAAAGGACAAATCGATTTTGGTGGCGCTTAATCCGGTCAAACCAGTGAAATTCGCACATAAGATCGAAGTAAGAGGTGCAGTGGCTTCTAATCGCAATGTCATGATTAGTGCGGAAACCATGGCCAAAATTGTTTCCATCAATGTCAAAGAGGGTCAAAATGTTAAGGCCGGTCAGGTCTTAATACAACTCGATGCGGATGTTTTAAGAAACAGCATTAAAGAATTGGAAACCTCTCTGGAATTGGCGAAAACACTTTATGAAAAGCAAAAAAATCTTTGGGATCAGAACATTGGCACCGAGGTTCAGTATTTGCAGGCCAAAAACCAGAAGGAAAGCCTGGAAAGAAAACTAAAAACGACCTATTCTCAATTGGACAATTATGTAATTCGCGCTCCTTTTGCTGGCCAGGTTAACGAACTTGATGTTAAAAGAGGGGAAATGATGTCGCCCGGAATGCCAATTTGCAGGATTGTGAGTCTGGAAGACATGTTCGTTCAATCTGAAGTATCCGAAAAATACGTGGGTAAATTTGAATTGGGTGATTCGGTTAATATTGAAATTCCCGCCATAGATGTAAATACGCCTTCAGTTATAACAGCTATTGGAAAAGTGGTCAATGTTCAAAACAGAACCTTTAGAATTGAAGTTGATCTTCCAAAGCAATATGCAAAAATCGCCAGGCCTAATCAGGTTGTGGTGCTCACCATTACAGATTATGTCAATCCGAAAGCAATCACCGTGCCTTCAAAGGTCGTTCAGAAGGATGCGGAAGGAAATTATGTTTATGTCAAGGAGGATTCCGATCTGGGTTCAGTTGCCAGAAAGAAACATGTTCAAATTGGAAAATCTTATCAATACCGAACAGAGATCAGAGATGGTTTAAACACTAAAGATGTAATACTGACAGAGGGATACAGAGATGTAGCCGATGGGTCATTGATAAAAACTAAAAGCTAA
- a CDS encoding 50S ribosomal protein L25/general stress protein Ctc, translating into MKTIDIIGYKRTDFSKSTTNKLREEGMVPCVLYGAEDHVHFNAPVYLFNDLVNTPDVAFVNIDVEGKEYRCILQDIQYHPVSDMILHADFRELTAGKKVKMEIPIKLIGTAPGVMEGGVLVRKLRQATIKALPKNMPEVIELDISGLSLGQSLKVKDLEVEAGEILNSERITVTSVEVPRALRGKSEEDEELEGEEGEEGEEGAAEGEEKAEGAAEEKAES; encoded by the coding sequence ATGAAAACCATTGACATCATTGGTTACAAAAGAACAGATTTCAGCAAGAGCACTACCAATAAGCTAAGAGAAGAGGGCATGGTTCCATGCGTTCTTTACGGTGCTGAAGATCACGTGCATTTCAATGCACCGGTTTATCTTTTTAATGATCTGGTAAACACTCCGGATGTCGCATTTGTAAATATCGATGTCGAAGGCAAAGAATACAGATGTATTTTACAGGATATCCAATACCATCCGGTGAGTGATATGATTTTGCATGCCGACTTCAGAGAGCTTACTGCCGGTAAAAAAGTAAAAATGGAAATTCCAATTAAACTGATAGGTACAGCACCCGGTGTTATGGAAGGCGGCGTATTGGTAAGAAAGTTAAGACAAGCTACCATCAAAGCACTGCCTAAGAATATGCCAGAGGTAATTGAATTGGATATCAGCGGCTTAAGCTTAGGACAATCTTTAAAAGTTAAGGATCTCGAAGTGGAAGCGGGAGAGATACTAAACTCTGAAAGAATTACAGTAACTTCAGTTGAGGTTCCAAGAGCACTCCGAGGTAAATCTGAGGAAGACGAAGAACTCGAAGGAGAAGAGGGAGAAGAAGGTGAAGAAGGCGCTGCTGAAGGTGAAGAAAAAGCCGAAGGCGCTGCTGAAGAAAAAGCAGAATCTTAA
- a CDS encoding carbonic anhydrase: MDTYRRLLLNNKAWVQEKLSLANNYFLSLAKKQNPEFLWIGCSDSRVPAEEITGTQAGEIYVHRNVGNLVVPKDANMLSALQYSVEILDVKHIIVCGHYGCGGIEVAMDHSDFGVLDNWLENVKGVYNNHKEELDKLENRNERFKRIVELNVIAQVENLLNTEIIKNKWQKDSLPLLHGWVYDVETGILKDLVLKSPLKAG, from the coding sequence ATGGACACTTACCGTAGATTATTATTAAATAATAAGGCCTGGGTCCAGGAAAAATTAAGTTTAGCAAACAATTATTTTCTGAGTCTTGCCAAAAAACAAAACCCCGAATTCTTGTGGATTGGATGTTCTGATAGCAGAGTGCCGGCAGAAGAAATAACAGGAACACAGGCGGGTGAAATTTATGTGCATAGAAATGTCGGAAATCTCGTAGTCCCCAAAGATGCCAATATGCTAAGTGCACTGCAGTATTCAGTAGAGATTCTCGATGTAAAACACATAATCGTTTGTGGTCATTATGGTTGCGGAGGAATAGAAGTGGCCATGGATCATTCCGATTTTGGTGTTCTCGATAATTGGCTTGAAAATGTGAAGGGGGTTTATAATAATCATAAGGAGGAATTGGATAAGCTGGAAAACCGAAATGAAAGATTTAAAAGAATTGTCGAATTAAATGTAATTGCTCAGGTTGAAAACCTTTTGAATACGGAGATCATCAAAAATAAATGGCAAAAAGATTCATTGCCACTTTTACACGGATGGGTGTACGATGTTGAAACCGGAATTTTAAAAGATCTTGTGCTAAAATCACCTTTAAAAGCCGGTTGA
- a CDS encoding efflux RND transporter permease subunit has protein sequence MKEKDKNLYKEFGLTTFALNNRTTVFVLTFIIALTGVISYITLAKENFPEVEEPTIYIGTAHPGNSPEDMENLITRPIEKEINTISEVEEIRSTSVQDFSTIIVKFQAEMDAEEALQKVKDAVDKSKSELPADLQEDPNIFKMEVSEFPIMNINLAGDYNLDELKSFAEYLEDEIEKISEISKAEIRGVDDKEVKIKVNPYEMESRKISFRDIEDAVVQENLSMSGGNILTDGIRRTIRVLGEYEDPKQMEDIVVKYENNKIVYLKDIAKVEFGYVEKQNYARLGGESVVMVDVIKRSGENLLDATDKIYKIIEKAQEETLPKDLVVTITNDQSIQTRDQVNELENSIISGVILVVIVLLFFLGTRNALFVGMAIPLSMFMAFLIISMIGYTINMMILFGLIMALGMLVDNGIVVVENVYRLMEEGFTPIEAAKKGVGEVALPIISSTATTLAAFLPLAFWPGIMGEFMKYLPITLIITLGSSLFVALVINPVFISKYMKIQDQVVINKPKARRDSIIILLIGLLIAIPSYFADLPLVWLGNLLILLGILIPLNVFLLTPLSDRFQSIALPFLEKIYVGTLRYAVTKKRPYLFFGGTVLTLIASIMIYFGSQPNVIFFPINQPKYVNVFIEFPVGTDISTTNDFSEKIEDKLFEIIKPYEHIVESVISNVGQGTSDPNDPSSMGASDTPNKARLTVNFVEFKERGELVTSEIMNEIRDKIGKYPGITITVDKDAAGPPVGKPINIEISGEDYTKLSEIVANLKNEIALADIDGIEKLKSDLEDDKPELIVDIDREKARRFGLSTATVASEIRTALFGKEISKYKEGEDDYDVELRLDDQFRYDLDALMNKEITYRNQVNGKIVQIPIASVADVQYSSTFGSIKRKDLNRVVTLSSNVLDGYNATEINNQIRGLVRNMPIPSGYNISFTGEQENQAKEMAFLLNALMLAVFMIFLIIVSQFNKISAPFIIMTSVLFSTIGVFLGLVAFNMDFIVIMTMIGIISLAGIVVNNAIVLIDFIELMKARKIAQLEEGQPVTKRLVQAAIIEAGKTRLRPVLLTAITTVLGLIPLAVGLNINFETFFAHYEWDFFLGGDNVIFWGPMSWTIIFGLTFSTFLTLVIVPVMYLITSRIRTAVGRAA, from the coding sequence ATGAAAGAAAAAGATAAAAACTTATACAAGGAATTTGGTCTTACAACCTTTGCTCTAAACAATAGAACAACTGTATTTGTACTGACTTTTATAATCGCACTCACCGGTGTTATCTCCTATATCACTTTGGCTAAGGAAAACTTTCCTGAAGTTGAAGAACCAACCATTTATATAGGAACAGCACATCCGGGAAACTCACCGGAAGACATGGAAAATCTGATTACCAGGCCTATTGAAAAGGAAATAAATACCATTTCCGAAGTGGAGGAGATCAGGTCGACGTCAGTTCAGGATTTTTCTACCATTATCGTAAAGTTTCAGGCAGAAATGGATGCTGAAGAAGCCCTGCAAAAGGTGAAGGACGCCGTGGACAAATCCAAGTCTGAGCTTCCGGCGGATTTGCAGGAGGATCCCAATATTTTCAAAATGGAGGTATCTGAATTTCCAATTATGAATATCAATCTGGCTGGCGACTACAACCTCGACGAACTAAAATCCTTCGCGGAATATCTCGAAGATGAAATTGAAAAGATTTCGGAAATTTCCAAGGCTGAGATTCGAGGTGTTGACGATAAAGAGGTCAAAATCAAAGTTAATCCCTATGAAATGGAATCCAGAAAAATTTCATTCAGGGATATTGAAGATGCCGTTGTTCAGGAAAATCTATCCATGTCAGGGGGTAACATATTAACTGATGGTATCAGAAGAACAATCCGTGTGCTTGGAGAATATGAGGATCCAAAGCAAATGGAAGACATCGTCGTTAAATACGAAAACAACAAGATTGTCTATTTAAAAGACATTGCAAAGGTGGAATTCGGTTACGTTGAAAAACAAAACTACGCCAGACTCGGCGGAGAGTCGGTCGTGATGGTCGATGTGATCAAAAGATCAGGAGAAAATTTATTGGATGCTACCGATAAGATTTACAAAATCATTGAAAAAGCACAGGAAGAAACACTTCCAAAAGATCTGGTCGTAACTATTACCAATGACCAATCCATCCAAACAAGAGATCAGGTTAATGAATTGGAAAACTCAATTATTTCCGGGGTTATTCTTGTTGTAATAGTACTCTTGTTTTTCCTCGGAACGAGAAATGCACTTTTTGTAGGTATGGCCATTCCATTATCCATGTTTATGGCCTTCCTTATCATAAGTATGATTGGTTATACCATTAATATGATGATTTTATTTGGCCTTATCATGGCACTTGGAATGCTTGTGGACAATGGAATAGTTGTCGTTGAAAATGTCTATCGATTGATGGAAGAAGGCTTTACTCCGATTGAAGCAGCCAAAAAAGGTGTTGGTGAAGTTGCATTACCCATTATCTCATCAACCGCTACAACGCTCGCCGCCTTTTTACCTTTGGCATTTTGGCCGGGAATCATGGGAGAATTTATGAAGTACCTTCCCATAACCTTAATTATCACTTTGGGTTCATCATTATTTGTAGCCCTGGTCATTAATCCGGTGTTTATTTCTAAATACATGAAAATTCAGGATCAGGTGGTGATTAATAAACCCAAAGCCAGACGAGATTCCATAATAATCTTACTTATAGGACTTCTTATTGCCATTCCATCTTATTTTGCGGATTTACCCCTGGTTTGGTTGGGAAATTTATTGATTCTGTTGGGAATTCTTATTCCGCTTAACGTATTCTTACTGACCCCTTTATCCGACAGGTTTCAGTCGATCGCCTTACCGTTTTTAGAAAAAATCTATGTGGGCACTTTGCGATATGCCGTAACAAAAAAACGACCTTATCTATTTTTTGGAGGAACTGTATTAACTCTAATTGCTTCAATAATGATATATTTTGGAAGTCAACCCAATGTGATTTTCTTTCCTATAAATCAGCCAAAATACGTCAATGTGTTTATCGAATTTCCGGTGGGAACGGATATTTCAACGACCAATGATTTCTCTGAAAAAATAGAGGATAAATTATTTGAAATCATCAAACCCTATGAGCACATAGTAGAATCGGTCATTTCAAATGTTGGCCAGGGAACATCTGATCCAAATGATCCATCTTCCATGGGAGCCAGTGATACTCCTAATAAGGCAAGGCTCACAGTAAACTTTGTTGAATTCAAAGAACGAGGTGAACTGGTGACTAGCGAAATCATGAATGAAATCCGTGATAAAATTGGCAAGTATCCCGGCATAACAATTACAGTAGATAAGGATGCGGCAGGCCCTCCTGTTGGAAAACCCATCAATATTGAAATTTCAGGTGAAGATTATACAAAGCTTTCTGAAATTGTTGCCAATCTGAAAAATGAAATCGCTTTAGCAGATATCGATGGAATCGAAAAGCTCAAATCAGATCTGGAAGATGACAAACCTGAGCTAATTGTTGATATAGACAGAGAAAAAGCAAGGCGATTTGGATTATCAACGGCCACCGTAGCCAGCGAAATTAGAACTGCTTTATTTGGGAAAGAAATTTCTAAATACAAGGAGGGAGAAGATGATTACGATGTTGAGTTGCGTTTAGATGATCAATTCCGGTATGATTTGGACGCCTTGATGAATAAGGAAATTACCTATCGAAACCAGGTCAATGGAAAAATTGTCCAAATTCCAATTGCTTCTGTGGCAGACGTTCAGTACAGTTCTACTTTTGGATCAATTAAAAGAAAAGACCTAAATCGGGTGGTGACACTTAGCTCCAATGTACTTGACGGCTACAATGCCACAGAGATTAACAACCAAATCAGAGGCCTTGTGAGAAATATGCCCATCCCGAGTGGTTACAATATTAGTTTTACCGGGGAACAGGAAAATCAGGCAAAAGAAATGGCATTTTTATTAAATGCATTGATGTTAGCAGTATTTATGATATTCCTGATCATTGTATCGCAGTTCAATAAAATTTCTGCTCCTTTTATAATCATGACTTCAGTATTGTTCAGCACCATTGGTGTATTCCTTGGTTTGGTGGCCTTCAATATGGATTTCATTGTGATAATGACCATGATTGGAATAATTTCCCTTGCGGGAATTGTGGTAAACAATGCCATTGTATTAATAGACTTTATCGAATTAATGAAAGCGAGAAAAATTGCGCAACTGGAAGAAGGACAACCGGTAACCAAACGATTGGTACAGGCGGCCATAATAGAAGCGGGTAAAACAAGGTTAAGGCCGGTACTTTTAACAGCAATTACGACCGTATTGGGATTAATTCCTTTGGCTGTAGGATTGAATATAAATTTCGAAACCTTCTTCGCACATTACGAGTGGGATTTCTTTTTGGGTGGCGACAATGTGATTTTCTGGGGACCAATGTCATGGACCATTATATTTGGATTGACTTTTTCTACTTTCTTAACCCTGGTAATTGTACCTGTAATGTATCTGATCACCAGCAGAATAAGAACGGCTGTCGGAAGAGCCGCCTAA
- a CDS encoding metallophosphoesterase, with protein MKFLAVAITIILIVLLNIYLFRGINGLIEKKKNKKLFQILFWVWTIPLPLLIIAVAVLPTEYFKGVSRSIILTYTVFDIIGKIILLLFFVLDDLIHFSTKKIKEKKGKQVYDESRKQFIKKTGIAISVLPVAGFSFGIVSGAHNYNWHRLKVKIPNLPNEFHGLKIGQISDLHSGSFSNLTAVKGGIDMFMSEKPDIVFFTGDIVNDQAWEIKAVFDIYKNVKAPLGVYSILGNHDYGDYSNWKSQSAKMKNFQGILDAHQNLGWDLLRNENRIVEIGKDRLAIIGVENWGAKMRFQKHGDLEKAKKGTEGISTKLLLSHDPSHWEAQVIPEHPDIDLMFAGHTHGFQFGIETPLFRWSPAQYLYPQWAGLYKKGNQQLYVNRGFGFIGYPGRIGILPELTLIELVKE; from the coding sequence ATGAAATTTCTCGCGGTTGCCATAACTATTATTCTCATTGTGCTCCTGAATATTTATTTGTTCAGGGGCATAAATGGCCTTATTGAAAAGAAGAAGAATAAAAAACTTTTTCAAATTCTTTTTTGGGTCTGGACTATTCCATTGCCATTGCTGATCATTGCCGTTGCAGTACTGCCAACAGAATATTTCAAAGGTGTTTCCAGAAGTATTATTCTAACATATACAGTATTTGACATTATTGGCAAGATTATTTTACTATTGTTTTTTGTGTTGGACGATCTGATCCATTTCAGTACTAAAAAAATTAAAGAGAAAAAAGGCAAACAGGTCTATGATGAATCGCGAAAACAATTTATAAAAAAGACAGGTATCGCCATATCGGTTTTGCCGGTTGCCGGTTTTTCATTTGGAATTGTTTCAGGTGCACACAATTATAATTGGCACAGGCTTAAAGTAAAAATCCCTAACCTTCCCAATGAATTTCATGGGCTGAAAATCGGTCAGATTTCAGATCTTCATTCCGGAAGCTTTAGCAATTTGACTGCTGTTAAAGGCGGGATTGATATGTTCATGTCTGAAAAACCGGACATTGTTTTTTTTACCGGAGATATCGTCAATGACCAGGCATGGGAAATAAAAGCGGTCTTTGATATTTATAAAAATGTAAAGGCGCCTTTGGGTGTGTATTCTATATTGGGAAATCACGATTATGGAGATTATTCCAACTGGAAAAGCCAAAGTGCTAAGATGAAAAACTTTCAGGGGATACTAGATGCCCACCAAAATCTCGGATGGGATTTATTGAGAAATGAAAACAGAATTGTCGAAATAGGAAAAGATCGGCTGGCTATTATTGGGGTAGAAAACTGGGGTGCTAAAATGAGATTCCAAAAACACGGAGATCTGGAAAAAGCAAAAAAAGGCACGGAAGGTATTTCAACAAAATTACTTCTATCTCATGACCCAAGCCACTGGGAAGCCCAGGTTATTCCTGAGCATCCCGACATTGACCTCATGTTTGCGGGCCATACGCATGGTTTTCAATTTGGAATAGAAACTCCGCTATTCAGATGGAGTCCGGCACAATATTTATATCCACAGTGGGCAGGCTTGTATAAAAAAGGCAATCAGCAGCTCTACGTCAACAGAGGTTTTGGCTTTATCGGATATCCGGGAAGAATTGGCATTTTACCCGAACTTACGCTTATCGAACTGGTAAAAGAATAA